Proteins co-encoded in one Stomoxys calcitrans chromosome 5, idStoCalc2.1, whole genome shotgun sequence genomic window:
- the LOC106081678 gene encoding KAT8 regulatory NSL complex subunit 3, whose amino-acid sequence MEHSYFHDSNRVEISNGLQPARMILVRRPPQCPLCHTQPSEEEEDINDRNQAAIPFYNEKSTNETMNESERVAKFVENNNADNEDWEMKIEQIGWSTKQKSLFAKVARLLDNDQLSRLANCSRPDEAMQRRAIVDKSAVRMRRALASVAWETSLTQWLHSLLMNYLPASYMASYIDILQTLKSKLPTLMGKMLFGRPLNVNQEILMGPVVKKKWEPQIDVKSRELLHNAVILALPSMPMGGPVPNRLQKWYQHLATITQIVQVTLPNTGGYISRQPWEQVAEEIVSLTRVKINELRSEDPQRNIILIGFNAGASMALQVGRSEKVACIVCMGFAYNTYNGVRGTSDDQILYIKVPILFVIGQNSEKSSPEEIECLRENMRSQSSLVIVGSADDSLRVPTSKRKIENVTQSMVDTMVVDEIYDFIKNTLANPPGHRRPTKVNRDICKKLNKLASSEEYDCSGGQHKRKQEDSEDTTTVTKDMEDIKSKQDTKVVKKPKIQDPLQPKRKVGRPRTRPLPNTTKECKRLTGKHSQIYTSKPVLKGKASSMTGIMTIPRASPNSKQTTSRLPPISDIFTSTSVLKDRAHSMNRMMTTTGALAIGKQTTNRLPLMSEIHNPDATVITSIDYKSQNFESNCHTFPQCEEMVKMIPRNFPPNLGGSSAAVVTNMTIITSNQFEPYKPNLMPPSSATVGTNFNLCLPLKPVILPSPSKSCTLKPRPLLDQTHNDRLGVPQIGSMVTTIPSTATAQHCLSFDTPNGQFATALDNIPTFTIIKKSTAPQKPLLPITSTTTASSLTTNNLNVSNIMDMPVIFADNGCIISEDIDTYQTSNLDIASSGIDHQHLTGQPIEKKTNSPTIITCSKSGCNYLSL is encoded by the exons atggaacaTAGCTATTTTCACGATAGCAATCGAGTGGAGATATCAAATGGACTGCAACCAGCTCGAATGATTTTAGTACGTCGGCCACCACAATGTCCCTTGTGCCATACGCAGCCGTCGGAGGAAGAGGAGGATATAAATGATAGAAATCAAGCAGCCATACCTTTCTACAATGAAAAATCAACTAATGAGACCATGAACGAAAGTGAGCGTGTGGCGAAATTTGTGGAAAATAATAATGCAGATAATGAAGACTgggaaatgaaaatcgaaca AATTGGATGGTCTACCAAACAAAAGTCTTTGTTTGCTAAAGTAGCTCGCCTGTTGGACAATGATCAGTTGTCTCGTTTGGCTAATTGCAGTCGACCTGATGAAGCCATGCAGCGTCGCGCTATAGTTGATAAGTCTGCGGTTCGAATGCGTCGAGCTTTGGCCTCAGTGGCCTGGGAAACTAGCTTAACGCAATGGCTGCACAGTCTACTTATGAATTATTTGCCTGCTTCTTACATGGCTTCCTATATAGACATACTGCAGACATTGAAATCCAAACTACCTACTCTAATGGGCAAGATGCTATTTGGTCGCCCATTAAATGTGAATCAAGAAATTTTGATGGGACCAGTTGTAaaaaagaaatgggaacctcAAATTGACGTAAAATCGCGTGAACTTCTCCATAATGCTGTTATATTAGCTCTGCCCTCAATGCCAATGGGTGGGCCAGTGCCTAACCGTTTGCAGAAATGGTATCAACATTTGGCCACCATAACGCAAATAGTTCAGGTGACATTACCCAATACAG GTGGTTATATCTCTCGCCAACCCTGGGAGCAAGTAGCTGAAGAAATAGTCTCCTTGACACGAGTAAAAATTAACGAATTACGCAGTGAAGATCCCCAACGCAACATAATTTTAATTGGTTTCAATGCAGGTGCTTCAATGGCCTTACAAGTGGGCAGGTCGGAGAAAGTGGCATGCATTGTGTGCATGGGGTTTGCCTATAATACCTACAATGGAGTTCGCGGTACCTCGGACgatcaaattttatatattaaagtACCAATACTATTTGTGAtaggacaaaattcggaaaaatCAAG CCCAGAAGAAATTGAATGCTTACGAGAAAATATGCGTAGCCAATCGTCTTTAGTTATAGTGGGTAGTGCCGATGATTCTTTAAGGGTGCCCACATCAAAACGGAAGATAGAGAACGTGACACAGTCAATGGTAGACACAATGGTGGTTGATGAGATCTATGATTTCATAAAGAATACCTTGGCCAACCCTCCGGGACATCGCAGACCAACGAAAGTAAACAGAGATATTtgcaaaaaactaaataaattggCCTCGTCTGAAGAATATGATTGCAGTGGAGGACAGCATAAACGCAAACAAGAAGATTCGGAGGACACAACAACAGTAACTAAAGATATGG AAGACATAAAATCCAAGCAAGATACAAAGGTTGTCAAGAAAcccaaaattcaagatcccTTGCAACCCAAGCGAAAAg TTGGCAGACCACGAACTCGTCCTTTGCCTAATACTACTAAAGAATGCAAGCGACTAACGGGCAAGCATTCTCAAATTTATACATCTAAACCGGTTTTAAAGGGTAAAGCAAGTTCAATGACCGGCATAATGACAATACCAAGAGCCTCTCCAAATAGCAAACAAACCACGAGTCGTCTACCGCCTATATCGGATATTTTTACATCCACATCGGTTTTAAAAGATAGAGCGCATTCAATGAACAGAATGATGACAACAACAGGAGCCTTAGCAATAGGCAAACAAACTACGAATCGTCTACCCCTCATGTCAGAAATACATAATCCTGATGCCACTGTGATAACCAGCATTGACTACAaatctcaaaattttgaatCCAACTGCCATACTTTTCCCCAGTGTGAAGAAATGGTGAAGATGATCCCAAGAAATTTTCCACCAAACCTGGGTGGATCATCAGCAGCAGTTGTTACAAACATGACAATCATAACTTCCAATCAATTTGAGCCTTATAAACCAAACTTAATGCCACCGTCATCTGCGACAGTTGGTACAAATTTCAATCTATGTTTGCCATTAAAACCAGTTATCTTGCCATCGCCATCAAAATCCTGCACACTTAAACCGCGCCCACTACTGGACCAAACCCATAATGATAGACTGGGTGTGCCACAAATTGGAAGTATGGTAACTACGATCCCTAGTACTGCAACAGCTCAACATTGTCTCTCATTTGACACACCAAATGGTCAATTTGCCACTGCTCTGGATAATATACCCACATTTACCATCATTAAAAAATCTACAGCCCCACAAAAACCATTGTTGCCAATAACCTCTACCACTACAGCATCGTCTTTGACAACCAATAATTTGAATGTATCTAACATTATGGACATGCCTGTAATATTTGCCGACAATGGGTGTATCATTTCGGAAGACATCGATACCTATCAAACATCTAATCTGGACATAG CATCTTCGGGCATTGATCATCAGCACTTAACAGGCCAGCCTATTGAAAAGAAAACCAATTCCCCAACCATTATCACTTGCAGCAAAAGTGGCTGCAATTATCTTAGTTTGTAA